One genomic region from Leguminivora glycinivorella isolate SPB_JAAS2020 chromosome 8, LegGlyc_1.1, whole genome shotgun sequence encodes:
- the LOC125228770 gene encoding golgin subfamily A member 4 isoform X1, translating into MFSKAKRFEPLSLKNQTKETKQPDSEKVKPTSQPEPEKVKLTNLPESEKVKPTKNLDLEKKQIKQADSEKGKQTKQLESEKPKPNVKAPVLSKPKSIVTPAKAKTSSDVQSQCSSIPSVKSFLTPKPITNKKIIKPPSSLKKPVHSSQKPSGNKIQSCKVATEDVIKAQEAEIRNKDYTINEYNKQIEQLKNEIANLQKQMKETTKNVNTTDSINKQLSQISLKDDSEESKAKDSANKNMDKDNTEMIAIYELKIAEIELLCEKLEQEVSSKQVELTSLEEVITIRDSLCQDLQEKLSNMESVLEETRSRLEMVKGHHALALEANESIRREYKAELESLKSKFEEEKQAIISRSKTEQDSIREHYSIIIESIKNQLTKEKDDLVNDLQQQLANKDNEMKAKLEQIDEATHEKVRLCEIQFEERSRSIQEHWTQQQEKIFSLEKETKDLKYSISMAEQKNQYLQRDFDALKKECEILKSEKESIFKETTELKDETKKKFIDFENEINKLTVEVDKTSKEKRQFEMSLSVTRDIVQVLTMRLRESDSELEHLEEKVKSLTDAKEALENEVSTYKSSLNNALLECNEYKEALVNILKSKAALAKEHTRIMEHNVTLIESLQNVEKEAYRELGTIQSELIEDVEMIKKESKSQIKVLQDEVEKSARCARWPRSRRRRRRRARRRRARCWRTRPPSWRAATTTTGVCTHRYKTSNRW; encoded by the exons atgttctcCAAAGCCAAAAGATTTGAACCATTAT CTCTGAAAAACCAGACAAAAGAAACAAAGCAGCCAGATTCCGAGAAAGTGAAGCCAACCAGTCAACCGGAACCCGAGAAAGTAAAGCTAACAAACCTGCCAGAGTCTGAAAAAGTGAAGCCAACTAAGAATCTAGATCTTGAGAAAAAGCAAATTAAACAGGCAGACTCTGAAAAAGGGAAGCAAACAAAACAGCTAGAGTCTGAAAAACCAAAGCCAAATGTGAAAGCCCCAGTTTTGAGCAAGCCAAAGTCTATTGTCACACCAGCAAAGGCAAAAACCAGCAGCGATGTGCAGTCCCAGTGCAGCTCCATTCCCAGCGTCAAATCTTTCCTCACT CCTAAACCAattaccaataaaaaaattattaagCCACCGTCTAGTCTCAAAAAGCCTGTACACTCAAGTCAAAAACCGAGTGGCAACAAAATTCAAAGCTGTAAGGTAGCCACTGAAGATGTCATCAAAGCCCAAGAAGCTGAAATAAG GAACAAGGACTACACTATTAATGAATATAACAAGCAAATTGAACAACTCAAAAATGAAATTgctaatttacaaaaacaaatgAAGGAAACTACCAAAAATGTTAACACTACTGACAGTATAAATAAACAGCTATCACAGATATCTCTAAAAGATGATTCAGAAGAATCTAAAGCCAAAGACAGTGCTAATAAAAATATGGACAAAGATAATACAGAAATGATTGCAATATATGAACTTAAAATTGCTGAAATTGAACTTCTCTGTGAGAAATTAGAACAAGAAGTGAGCAGTAAACAAGTAGAGCTGACTTCTCTTGAAGAAGTTATAACGATTAGAGATAGTCTGTGTCAGGATCTTCAAGAGAAACTGAGCAATATGGAATCTGTATTAGAAGAAACTAGGTCTAGACTTGAAATGGTTAAGGGACATCATGCCTTAGCTCTAGAAGCCAATGAGAGCATTCGGCGGGAGTACAAGGCTGAGCTTGAAAGCTTGAAGTCTAAATTTGAAGAAGAAAAGCAAGCTATTATAAGTAGATCAAAAACAGAACAGGATAGCATTAGAGAACATTACAGCATTATCATTGAATCCATTAAGAATCAGTTGACTAAAGAAAAAGATGACTTGGTAAATGATTTACAACAACAATTGGCAAATAAGGACAATGAAATGAAAGCAAAACTTGAACAGATTGATGAGGCTACTCATGAAAAGGTGAGACTCTGTGAGATTCAGTTTGAAGAGCGTAGTCGCTCAATCCAAGAACACTGGACCCAACAACAAGAAAAAATATTCTCTCTTGAAAAAGAAACCAAGGATCTTAAATATAGCATTAGCATGGCAGAACAGAAAAATCAGTATTTACAAAGGGACTTTGATGCTCTAAAGAAGGAATGTGAAAttctaaaatctgaaaaagaaAGCATCTTTAAAGAGACTACTGAACTGAAAGATGAAACAAAGAAGAAATTTATAGATTTTGAAAATGAAATCAATAAACTCACAGTAGAGGTGGACAAGACGAGCAAGGAGAAACGTCAGTTTGAAATGTCCCTCTCTGTAACTAGAGATATTGTTCAAGTTCTCACAATGAGGCTGCGGGAATCTGATAGTGAATTGGAACATTTGGAAGAAAAAGTTAAATCCTTGACTGATGCCAAAGAGGCTCTTGAGAATGAAGTTAGTACCTACAAAAGCTCTTTAAATAACGCTCTTCTAGAATGCAACGAGTATAAGGAAGCTTTGGTCAATATTCTGAAGTCGAAAGCGGCGCTGGCGAAAGAGCACACGCGTATAATGGAGCACAACGTCACGCTCATCGAGAGCCTGCAAAACGTCGAAAAAGAGGCGTATCGTGAACTCGGCACTATACAGAGTGAACTTATTGAAGATGTGGAGATGATAAAAAAGGAGTCAAAATCTCAAATTAAAGTTTTGCAAGATGAG GTGGAGAAAAGCGCGCGCTGTGCTCGCTGGCCACGGagcaggcggcggcggcggcggcgggcgcggagGCGGCGCGCGCGCTGCTGGCGCACGCGGCCGCCGAGCTGGCGCGCTGCGACAACGACAACCGGCGTCTGCACGCACAG
- the LOC125228770 gene encoding myosin heavy chain, clone 203 isoform X2 — MFSKAKRFEPLSLKNQTKETKQPDSEKVKPTSQPEPEKVKLTNLPESEKVKPTKNLDLEKKQIKQADSEKGKQTKQLESEKPKPNVKAPVLSKPKSIVTPAKAKTSSDVQSQCSSIPSVKSFLTPKPITNKKIIKPPSSLKKPVHSSQKPSGNKIQSCKVATEDVIKAQEAEIRNKDYTINEYNKQIEQLKNEIANLQKQMKETTKNVNTTDSINKQLSQISLKDDSEESKAKDSANKNMDKDNTEMIAIYELKIAEIELLCEKLEQEVSSKQVELTSLEEVITIRDSLCQDLQEKLSNMESVLEETRSRLEMVKGHHALALEANESIRREYKAELESLKSKFEEEKQAIISRSKTEQDSIREHYSIIIESIKNQLTKEKDDLVNDLQQQLANKDNEMKAKLEQIDEATHEKVRLCEIQFEERSRSIQEHWTQQQEKIFSLEKETKDLKYSISMAEQKNQYLQRDFDALKKECEILKSEKESIFKETTELKDETKKKFIDFENEINKLTVEVDKTSKEKRQFEMSLSVTRDIVQVLTMRLRESDSELEHLEEKVKSLTDAKEALENEVSTYKSSLNNALLECNEYKEALVNILKSKAALAKEHTRIMEHNVTLIESLQNVEKEAYRELGTIQSELIEDVEMIKKESKSQIKVLQDEVKKRALCSLATEQAAAAAAGAEAARALLAHAAAELARCDNDNRRLHAQIQDQQSLVVELSLLRQENEELTMTVAKQSSLIDKLKKDAETHVAPKSPSVMRKAHKIGKENLPAVISPLRERNH, encoded by the exons atgttctcCAAAGCCAAAAGATTTGAACCATTAT CTCTGAAAAACCAGACAAAAGAAACAAAGCAGCCAGATTCCGAGAAAGTGAAGCCAACCAGTCAACCGGAACCCGAGAAAGTAAAGCTAACAAACCTGCCAGAGTCTGAAAAAGTGAAGCCAACTAAGAATCTAGATCTTGAGAAAAAGCAAATTAAACAGGCAGACTCTGAAAAAGGGAAGCAAACAAAACAGCTAGAGTCTGAAAAACCAAAGCCAAATGTGAAAGCCCCAGTTTTGAGCAAGCCAAAGTCTATTGTCACACCAGCAAAGGCAAAAACCAGCAGCGATGTGCAGTCCCAGTGCAGCTCCATTCCCAGCGTCAAATCTTTCCTCACT CCTAAACCAattaccaataaaaaaattattaagCCACCGTCTAGTCTCAAAAAGCCTGTACACTCAAGTCAAAAACCGAGTGGCAACAAAATTCAAAGCTGTAAGGTAGCCACTGAAGATGTCATCAAAGCCCAAGAAGCTGAAATAAG GAACAAGGACTACACTATTAATGAATATAACAAGCAAATTGAACAACTCAAAAATGAAATTgctaatttacaaaaacaaatgAAGGAAACTACCAAAAATGTTAACACTACTGACAGTATAAATAAACAGCTATCACAGATATCTCTAAAAGATGATTCAGAAGAATCTAAAGCCAAAGACAGTGCTAATAAAAATATGGACAAAGATAATACAGAAATGATTGCAATATATGAACTTAAAATTGCTGAAATTGAACTTCTCTGTGAGAAATTAGAACAAGAAGTGAGCAGTAAACAAGTAGAGCTGACTTCTCTTGAAGAAGTTATAACGATTAGAGATAGTCTGTGTCAGGATCTTCAAGAGAAACTGAGCAATATGGAATCTGTATTAGAAGAAACTAGGTCTAGACTTGAAATGGTTAAGGGACATCATGCCTTAGCTCTAGAAGCCAATGAGAGCATTCGGCGGGAGTACAAGGCTGAGCTTGAAAGCTTGAAGTCTAAATTTGAAGAAGAAAAGCAAGCTATTATAAGTAGATCAAAAACAGAACAGGATAGCATTAGAGAACATTACAGCATTATCATTGAATCCATTAAGAATCAGTTGACTAAAGAAAAAGATGACTTGGTAAATGATTTACAACAACAATTGGCAAATAAGGACAATGAAATGAAAGCAAAACTTGAACAGATTGATGAGGCTACTCATGAAAAGGTGAGACTCTGTGAGATTCAGTTTGAAGAGCGTAGTCGCTCAATCCAAGAACACTGGACCCAACAACAAGAAAAAATATTCTCTCTTGAAAAAGAAACCAAGGATCTTAAATATAGCATTAGCATGGCAGAACAGAAAAATCAGTATTTACAAAGGGACTTTGATGCTCTAAAGAAGGAATGTGAAAttctaaaatctgaaaaagaaAGCATCTTTAAAGAGACTACTGAACTGAAAGATGAAACAAAGAAGAAATTTATAGATTTTGAAAATGAAATCAATAAACTCACAGTAGAGGTGGACAAGACGAGCAAGGAGAAACGTCAGTTTGAAATGTCCCTCTCTGTAACTAGAGATATTGTTCAAGTTCTCACAATGAGGCTGCGGGAATCTGATAGTGAATTGGAACATTTGGAAGAAAAAGTTAAATCCTTGACTGATGCCAAAGAGGCTCTTGAGAATGAAGTTAGTACCTACAAAAGCTCTTTAAATAACGCTCTTCTAGAATGCAACGAGTATAAGGAAGCTTTGGTCAATATTCTGAAGTCGAAAGCGGCGCTGGCGAAAGAGCACACGCGTATAATGGAGCACAACGTCACGCTCATCGAGAGCCTGCAAAACGTCGAAAAAGAGGCGTATCGTGAACTCGGCACTATACAGAGTGAACTTATTGAAGATGTGGAGATGATAAAAAAGGAGTCAAAATCTCAAATTAAAGTTTTGCAAGATGAGGTGA AAAAGCGCGCGCTGTGCTCGCTGGCCACGGagcaggcggcggcggcggcggcgggcgcggagGCGGCGCGCGCGCTGCTGGCGCACGCGGCCGCCGAGCTGGCGCGCTGCGACAACGACAACCGGCGTCTGCACGCACAG
- the LOC125228936 gene encoding splicing factor 3A subunit 2 — protein sequence MDFQNRPGGKTGGGGVASWSESNRDRRERLRQLALETIDLNKDPYFMKNHLGSYECKLCLTLHNNEGSYLAHTQGKKHQANLARRAAKEAKEAPQQLAPEKPRIEPKKFVKIGRPGYRVTKQKDPENGQQSLLFQVDYPEIAEGVQPRHRFMSAYEQKIEPPDRRWQYLLFAAEPYETIAFKVPSREVEKHDSKFWTHWNKDTKQFFLQFAFKMEALRMPPPPPKMWENHGMRLPPPPGAPMMGVPPPPPLLPVPPPPPSM from the exons ATGGATTTCCAAAATAGACCTGGTGGAAAAACTGGCGGCGGTGGCGTAGCATCATGGTCGGAAAGCAACAGGGACCGACGCGAGAGACTCCGGCAGCTTGCCTTGGAGACTATCGATTTAAATAAAGATCCCTATTTTATGAAAAATCACTTGG GATCATATGAGTGCAAACTTTGTCTGACGTTGCACAACAATGAAGGGAGCTACTTAGCTCATACTCAAGGGAAAAAGCATCAGGCAAATTTAGCTCGGAGAGCAGCCAAGGAGGCTAAAGAAGCGCCTCAGCAACTGGCGCCAGAAAAGCCCAGGATAGAGCCAAAAAAGTTTGTGAAGATTGGGCGGCCTGGTTACAGGGTGACCAAGCAGAAGGATCCAGAAAATGGCCAGCAGAGCTTGTTGTTCCAAGTAGATTACCCAG AGATTGCTGAAGGTGTCCAGCCCAGACATCGCTTCATGTCCGCCTATGAACAAAAAATTGAACCTCCAGACCGCAGGTGGCAATACTTGCTGTTTGCAGCAGAACCATATGAGACCATTGCCTTCAAGGTTCCGAGCCGTGAAGTGGAGAAGCATGACTCCAAGTTCTGGACCCATTGGAACAAGGATACCAAGCAATTCTTCTTACAATTTGCATTCAAGATGGAAGCTTTACGCATGCCACCTCCTCCTCCTAAAATGTGGGAGAATCATGGGATGCGTCTACCCCCTCCACCAGGAGCACCAATGATGGGAGTGCCCCCACCTCCACCGCTTTTGCCAgtaccaccaccaccaccttccatgtaa
- the LOC125228747 gene encoding 40S ribosomal protein S10 — protein MLMPKTNRVAIYEYLFKEGVMVAKKDYHAPKHPDLEKIPNLQVIKAMQSLKSRGYVKEQFAWRHFYWYLTNEGIEYLRIFLHLPPEIVPATLKRSVRTETVRRGAVGRPDAPARAAEDRSAYRRAPTAPGGAPHDKKADVGPGSADVEFRGGFGRGRPAP, from the exons ATGTTGATGCCAAAAACAAACCGTGTCGCGATCTATGAATACTTATTCAAAGAGGGTGTTATGGTAGCCAAGAAGGACTACCATGCTCCTAAACACCCCGATCTGGAGAAGATCCCTAACCTGCAAGTGATCAAGGCTATGCAGTCCCTCAAATCCAGAGGTTATGTCAAGGAACAGTTTGCGTGGAGGCACTTTTATTG GTACCTCACCAACGAGGGTATCGAGTACCTGCGGATATTCCTGCACCTGCCTCCCGAGATCGTGCCCGCCACCCTGAAGCGGTCCGTGCGCACGGAGACGGTGCGCCGCGGCGCCGTGGGCCGCCCCGACGCGCCCGCGCGCGCCGCCGAGGACCGCTCGGCCTACCGCCGCGCGCCCACCGCACCCGGTGGCGCCCCTCACGACAAGAAAGCTGATGTCGGCCCTGGCTCCGCTGATGTCGAATTC CGAGGAGGATTTGGCAGAGGCAGGCCTGCACCTTaa